The Thermoanaerobacterium thermosaccharolyticum DSM 571 region ACGTATTTCGTCCCTGATGAAACTCTGTAGCTTGAATGTGCATCAACCCCCATTGCAAAAGCGATTTTATCGGCAGTCCTAAATCCAATTCCAAATATCTCATCAGATAACCTGTACGGGTTTTGCTTTATAAGATTTATTGAATCATCGCCATACTGTTTGTAAATTTTTATGGCATTTGTGGTAGATATACCGTACCCCTGCAAAAACACCATCACATCTCTTAAACCCTTTTGCTTTTCATAAGACTCAGTTATCATCTTGACTCTTTCTTCGCCTATACCCGGTATTTCCATTAACTTCTCAGGATGTGTCTCTATTATATTAAGTGAATCGAGTCCAAATTTTGAAACAATCTTCTTTGCCATAACGGGTCCTATGCCTCTTATAAGCCCCGATGATAGGAATCTCTCCATGCCATACAATGATGAGGGTGCTATCATTTCATACTTTGATACTTTTACCTGTTCCCCATAATCAGGGTGCGTCATCCATTCTCCTTCAATCTTTAAAGTCTCACCGATTCCCACGTACGGCATATAGCCCACAACGGTAATAGAATCTGTTTTAGAATTAAGCTCTAATACAGCATATCCATTCTGCTCGTTTTTAAATATTATCTCCTCAACTGTACCTACTATTTCCACCATTCTTATCCCTACTTTGCCTTATTCTATTAACATTGTATATTATTTTTAGCTATATTTGAAGCACATATCACATTTTTTCAATTTTAAACTTTATCTTAACGATCTCTTCGTATAAAAGTGCTATGTCTGCTTTTGTTGCAGGAAGATTGTACATTGCTCTATTATCATCATAATTTAATGAATCTAAATTAGCAAAAAACGTCTTCATCATAGAAGCATCCCTCATGTGTTTTTCTATTGATGCTTTCTTTTGATAAACTTTTATGTCACATTCACCTACATATACTAAACTAAATGATGCACGTTCTTCTACCTTCTTTATTTTTTCATAACATATATATCCGTAAGCAGTGTCCTTTGCTACCTTAGGGATCCTCACCTTTAATTGTATCAAGGTAAAGTCACGAGCTAATGGGATTGGAAATGAATTTCTTATGCCAAGGCTTTTCGCATACTTTTCTCTTATAGCATTTAAGTCTACAGCATATCTTTTTAACGTCTTATTTAAGCAGCTTTTTACGCTGCACTTTATAAACGATACATTACCATCCAAGTCTATAAGTTCTGTCCCATTTCCGTATTCATCTATATAATAAGGTAAAATAGCAAGGTACACATCTGGCATCTCAACATTTCTCATCTCCATTACTCCTTTGTGCGAACTTATGTTTGTATTTATTATATAAGATAATTTTTCCAAAGTCAATATATGGTTGTCAAGAACTAATCATAATTTTCTGATTTTTTTTTTTTTTTTTTTTTTTTTTTTTTTTTTTTTTTTTTTTTTTTTTTTTTTTTTTTTTTTTTTTTTTTTTTTTTTTTTTTTTTTTTTTTTTTTTTTTTTTTTTTTTTTTGAATTTTATTACATCATATACATTTATTGACTGTTAACAAAATTTATAATATAATAGAAAATGTCGAAAAAAGGAGAAAAAGAATATGAATTATGGTGAAGATAAACTTATATCGCATCTTTTGCTGTCGCTAAAAAACTATAATTACGAGACATACAAACACAGTCTAAGAGTTGCAAAATTATCTTTTAAGATTGCTAATATGATTCATTTGAGCTTAAATGAGCAGCTCTCTATATACAAGGGTGCCTTGCTTCATGACATAGGAAAAACAATGATACCGATTAACATTTTATCAAAACCAGACAAACTTACAAGCACCGAATATGACCTTGTTAAATTGCATTCCAGTTGCGGCGCAAATATGCTGGAAGTGCTGTCTCCACTTATGTATTTAATACCTGCTGTTTTATACCATCATGAAAGACTGGATGGTTCGGGATACCCTTACGGTCTTAAGTTTATCCCGTTAAGTGCTCAAATTATAGCTGTCTGTGATTCTTTTGATGCTATGACAAATAAAAGATCTTATTCATATAAAAAAGTAAAAAGTTTTGATGAAGCGATACAGGATTTAAAGGATTGCAACAATAAATATAATCAGATGTTAGTTTCTGCACTAGAAAAAGTATTAAAAAATAATGAATCGGTTTTTCTAAGAAAAAATAATGAAAATAATGGAATTGCCATCTAATAGATTTTTTAAAATTATGTGTTATAATATTATTAGCGTAGCGTACATATTTTGATGCGGCAATAGATATATAAATGCCGCAAGCCCGGAATTTTTCCGGGCTTAAAATTTATTTATTAAAAGCAAGTTTCTTTAGTATTTCTACTCTATCAGTTCTCTCCCATGTAAGGTCAAGGTCTGTTCTTCCGAAATGTCCGTATGCAGCAACTTGTCTATAGATAGGCCTTCTGAGATCAAGATCTCTTATGATTGCAGCAGGTCTTAAATCAAATACTTTCTTTACAATATCCGATATTTCATCATCAGGAATCTTTCCAGTGCCAAAAGTATCAATATTTACTTCTAACGGTGTAGCAACACCTATTGCATACGCCAGTTGAACTTCGCACCTGTCAGCAAGACCAGCAGCAACGATATTTTTCGCAACATACCTTGCAGCATATGCAGCAGATCTATCAACTTTTGACGGATCTTTGCCAGAAAACGCACCACCGCCATGCCTAGCATATCCGCCGTAAGTATCAACTATTATCTTTCTACCTGTAAGTCCACTGTCGCCTTGTGGTCCACCTACGACAAACCTTCCTGTTGGATTTACGTATATTTTTGTGCCATCATCAATTAGCTCTGGCGGAACAATTGGCTTTATTACATATTCTTTTACGTCATTTTCTATCTTGTCATGGTCAACATCAGGTGAATGCTGTGTTGATACGACTATCGAGTCTACTCTCTTCGGAACATCGTCAATGTACTCTATTGTAACCTGTGTCTTTCCATCAGGCCTTAGATAATCTAATATACCATTTTTTCTGACCTCTGCCAGTCTACGAGCAAGTCTATGGGCAAGCGATATAGGAAGCGGCATAAGCTCAGGAGTCTCTGTGCATGCGTATCCAAACATCATGCCTTGGTCTCCAGCTCCTTGTTCTTCTAGGTCATTATGTGAAATACCTTTCTTTACTTCCAATGCTTTGTCAACTCCAAGCGCTATATCAGGAGACTGTTCATCAATAGATGTAAGAACAGAGCATGTATCTGCATCAAAACCATATTTTGCGCGAGTGTACCCTATCTCCTCTATAACTTTTCTTGCAATTTTAGGTATGTCCACATAGCATTTGGTAGAGATTTCACCCATAACTAAAACCATACCAGTTGTTACAGCCGTCTCACAAGCTATTCTTGCATATGGATCATTTTTAAGTATTTCATCAACTATTGCGTCAGATATTTGGTCACAAATTTTATCTGGATGTCCTTCAGTTACAGATTCTGAAGTAAAATACTTTTTCATTAGTATCCTCCTTTTTTAAATCACATAAAAAAACTTAAACAAAATAAAACCTCTCCAAAAGAAGAGGCATGTACACCCTCATCTTTCAGAAGTAACCTTCTGCGAGAATTAGCACCTTGTCACAAAGACAGGTTGCCGGGCTTCATAGGGCTCCTCCCTCCACCTCTCTTGATAAGAGTTCTCGTTATTTAACTTAAAATATAATAACACAGTATATTTGAGAAGTCAACTTAAAAAAATTTAATCTGCATGTAAAAAAGTGCTTGAGTATTCCCAAGCACTAATAAATTAACTATATACGAATAATGAAGGGGTTCTTTTGCCTTTTAGAATACAACAAACTTATCCCTTGGAGCTCCGCATACAGGACATTTTTCTGGTGCTGTATCAATTACAGTATAGCCACATACTGGACAAATATATACTTTAGAAATCTTTATGTCTTCATTTTTCAATGCTGCAGCTTTTGCATCTGTGTACATCTTAGCATGTATTTTTTCTGCTTCTAACGCATAATTAAAACTTCTATCTGCAGCTTTCTCTTCTTGCAGATCAGCAACTGCCTTATATGCAGGATACATTTCTTCTTCTTCAAACGTTTCACCTGCTATTGCTTTGTCAAGATTTGCTACTGTGTCTTTCACTTCTCCTAATGTCCTATAGTGATTTGTAGCATGAACCAGTTCTGCGTACGATATAGCTCTAAAAAGCTTCGCTATGTTTGGTTTGCCTTCCTTCTCTGCAACATCGGCAAATATTTGGTACCTCATATGTGCCTGGCTTTCACCAGCGTAAGCATCACTTAGATTTTTTTTGGTCATTTCTCTCATTTCAAATCTCCTCCTTAATTTTTTTAATCTAATACTTTATCCCCCGGTTTCCAGCCGACAGGACAAGCATGGCCTGTTTGAAGTGCGTTAAGCACTCTTAGTATTTCATCGACATTTCTGCCGATTACTGGCTCATGTACAACTTCATAATCAATGATTCCATCTGGGTTAATGATAAAAGCTGCTCTTAAAGCAATACCAGCTTCTTCAATCAGTATACCATACTGTTTGGTGACTTCTTTATTGTAATCAGATATAAGAGGATAATCTATCCCGCCAAGGCTTTCTATCCAGGCATTGTGAGAGTATACGCTGTCTGTGTTGATACCTAAAATCTCTGCATTCAGTTTTTCAAATTCTGATTTCCTTCTATTAAACTCTGGTATCTCAGTAGAACATACGGACGAAAAGTCCAGTGGATAAAAGAAAAGTACTACCCATTTTCCCTTATAATCGGATAAAGATATTTGACCTTTAGTGCTGTCTAATTTAAAATCAGGAGCTTTTTTCCCCACCAAAGACATATGTAACACACCTCTTCACATAAGTTATTATTTAACTACTAAAATTTCGTAAACATACAGGGAAAACTATTAATATCGCCTTTCCATTAATAATTATTTTCCCTTCACAAGTACTATTATACATCATTTATTTTTGATGTCAATATGTTTGTTGAAAATATTTATCAATTGTGATAAAAAATATCTTCTTAGAATATTTTATTTGAGATTTGAAAATTGATGATAGCAGGAAAAAATGGCAAAATAAAAAAAGGCCTTATAGCCTAACTTATATGGTGGAGGGAGATGGATTCGAACCATCGAAGGCACAAGCCAACAGATTTACAGTCTGCCCCCTTTAGCCACTTGGGTATCCCTCCATGAAATATTATATTAGCTTTTTGTAAAACCCCAAAATTATTGATTTTAAAGGGTTTTATTTTATATATCAGCAGGATTTTCCTCCACTTTTGCCGAATTATATATTATACCAAATATTCAAAATCAAACCAAAGTGAAAGGAGATCCTGCATGATAAAGCAACTTCATTTTTCTGATTTTATTGATGATTTTCATAAATTTGTTGTTGTTCAAAAACCTCAGTTGCTTGAGCTTCTTGACCAGTATATTAATATTTGTGAGTTAATCCCTGTAAATTGGTATTTTCACTATAATAAAGCTACTGGTCGCCCTCATGATAATTCTCTCGATTCAATTGTTTCAACCTTACTGTTGCAAAAGTTACTTTCTATACCAACTATTGATTTACTTATTACTTTTTTGTCATTTTCAAAAGAACTCCGTGATTTTTGTGGGCTTAATACTGTTCCTGATGCTTCTTTTTACTCAAGGTTCAAACAGGATTACTGTGATGACATTGAAGCCTTCTTTCATAAGTTAGTCGATATTACTGAACCTATTTGTCAGGAAATTGGCCAAGCCCTTGAAAAAGAATTAGGCATCAATCCTGCTGAAGTTTATATTATGGATACTACTGGTATTGAATGCTATGTTAAGGAAAACAACCCCAAATTCTTTAATGCTCTTGTTAAAAAGCTTCAATACTTTAACAAGGACAAGTCAAAAGAAGACATCTATAAAATGGCCTATAATCAAATGCCTAAAACTGCTTCTGTTGACCCTAATATTAAATTGCAATATATCAATGGTACTTTCTGTTATGCCCACAAAACTATAGTTGTGTCTAATGCCCTCGGCATTTTAAGACATATGGACTTTTGCGATTACCAGCCGGATTTTAATGATTATACTGATAGCTCTGAGCCCGCATCCCCTGAAGAAGTTAAACTTACATGGGATGGAAAACTGCTTATACCTGCTATGGAGAATTTTTTTGAGCGTCATCGTAACTTTAATATTTATGCTATGACTGCTGATTCTGGCTTCGATGATGTCCCAAACTATAAATATCTCTTTGAGAATCATGGCATTCTGCCTGTCATTGCTCTTAATCCTAGAAATACCAGAAAAAATTTCGGCAAGCCAGGAATTAATGAAGATGGTATTCCTACATGCCCAAAGGACCCATCTCTTCCAATGAAATGGGATGGCTCTTGTAAAGGTAAAAACCGTTCCTTTAGGAACAAGTTTATTTGCCCTAAAACTGAAAAGTTACCTGGTGGCAAATATGTTTGTTCCTGCGAGGATAAATGTACAACTTCCGATTGTGGCAGAATGTTTTATACATATCCCAAAGATAATTATAGAGTTCATACCCCTATTCCTAGAGATACAGAGCAATGGAATCAAATAGCTGATTTTCGACATATCATTGAGCAGGTTATCTCTAGGCTCAAACTTCCCCTGCAGCTTGGTAATCTCCAGGCTAGAGACCGCAAAACCATCAAGGCAGATTTCTTCATGGCTGGTGCTGCGCATCTTATTACTGTTTTACTAGCATACCGTATGGGAGCTATAGATAAAATTCGTTCTGTTAAGTCTATAGCTGCTTAATTCAACAGCCAGCTAAACTTAAGCATCTACCTCATTTGCATAAATCATTGGGGTCTATTTGTCATGCCTGTTTTTTTCTGTTTTCAATGTTCATCAATAAAATTCAGACCTTTCTTGATTAAATGTACTCTCTGGTATACTGTATCTTTCCTATATCTTCCTCTATTGATTGCTAGCTGTAAATTTTCGTCTCATAGTTTCACAATCACCTAATATTATATTCTAAACCAATAAAATTATCCTCTATCGACTTAATAAAAATGGTGGTCGCAATAGGGCTCGAACCTATGACCCCCTGCTTGTAAGGCAGGTGCTCTCCCAGCTGAGCTATACGACCAAATTATGGTCGGGGTGGAGGGACTCGAACCCCCGACCCCATGCTCCCAAAGCACGTGCGCTACCAACTGCGCTACACCCCGGCGTCTTGCGACATATTTGATTATAGTAGAAATCAAATAATTATACAAGATTTATTATTCTCCATTTTGGGCGATTTTTGATAAATAACTCGCTATTTTTTGATATTTTTCAATTATACTCGTTATTGCTATGACATCATTATTATACTCAAAAATGGCAATAATAATATCAGTTTTTATTATTTATTTATCAAATTGTAACATGGCTGTAATATATAGAAGGTAAAATTATGTTATATATTAATGGAAAATTTATCATAGGCGAACGATTAATGGAGCTTTCCTAATATGTCACGATGAATGTAGCGCAGTTTGGCGTATGAGCGAAAGCGAAAGCCATCACAATGCATAAACGGCGTCAGCCAAACAAGCGAAATGAATCGCTGACATATATGATAAGCGAAATTTGTGAGCATTGATAAATTTTCCATAATTATAAATTACTAAAGAATGTATATTTTTTTAGGAGGGATTTCATTGAACTGCCGAAAGCTGATAAGTTTAAGTTTAGTCTCACTACTCATATTTTCATCTGTTATTATGCAGAGCATTTCTGCCAATGCGTATTCTGTAATCACTACAAATGAGAACCAGCAAGTACTCAGTAAAGGAGTTACACAAAAAAATATTACATATTTCACTACAGATGGTTTTATAAATGTCAATGTTCTTTACATTGACCTAAATGACAGCAATACATCCATATCAACCATCTTCAATCCATCAGGTTTTAAAGACAGGATGAATGTTGAAGACATGGCAAACGGAAATGGTGCAATAGCAGCAGTAAATGGTGATTTTTTTGATACCAAGCAGGGATTTATTATAGGTGCATCAGTTAAGAATGGAAACCTTTTGACTGTTCCTTATTACAAAGGAAACTACGCTACGTTTGCAATTGATAAATACAACAATCCATCTATAGGCTATTGGAAAAGTACTTCATTAAATATAACACTTCCAGATGGAAGTCAAATCCCCATAAGTGCATTAAACAATATTGGTTCGTTAAGCAATGGCACATCATGTGTAATCTTTACAAAAGATTGGAATTCAAATACGCCTGGTGTCAGCAATAACTATAAGGACTTAGTTGAAGTCATCGTAGGCAGCGATAACAAAGTCATGGATGTAAGGCAAGGTAAAGGTCCTGCTTTAATCCCAGATGGTGGATACTCCATAGATGCCACTGGCAATATCGCTTCGACTTTATTAAATCTTAAACCAGGTGATACTGTAATCAAAAATATCTCTACAGATCCTCCATTTAACAATTTCAAAATGGCAATAAGCGGAGGAACTATTCTTGTATCAAACGGATCTATCCCACAGCAGTTTACTGATAACGTAGACGGCATCTACGCTAGAACAGCTATAGGATACACACAAGACAAGAAGCACGTAATCATAGCAACAGTTGACAATGCAAACACAAGAGGAATGACAGAAAAAGAATTAGCTCAATTGATGATTAATCTCGGCGCGTATGATGCAATGAATTTAGATGGCGGTGGCTCAACTCAAATGGCAGTTAGAGAACTAGGGGACAGTCAGGCAAAACTTCAAAATACCGTACCAGGCTATGAAAGAAATGTTGCAAATGGCGTAGGTGTATTTAACACAGCCCCAGCAGGAAACCTTTATGCACTAAAATTAGAAGCTGACAACACAAATGTCTTTGTAGGCACTCACAGAGCAATTACAGTAAAAGGCTACGATGAAAATTATCAGCCAGTAAAGATAGATCAAAATAACGTATCATTTTCTATAAACGGCATTGCAGGAAAATTCGACGGAAATGAATTTTTGGCAGAAAGTGCTGGTGATGGCGTAATCACTGCAAGAGTGGGAAATGTTACAGGCACATTAAAAATAAAAGCATTAGATACGCTTGCAGACATTAGATTTAACCCTTACTCATTAAATATAAATAAAGGTTCTACAGTATCTATTTCTGTAACAGGTAAAGATTTGAACGGATATAGGGCACCAATAGAAGACAGAGATATAAATTGGACAGTGTACAATAACGTAGGAACTATAAATAACGGTGTCTTTACAGCATCCAACGCAGACGTATCAGGTGCGTTATCAGCAAATATAAATGGCAAAGTCGGAAATCTTCTTGTAAAAGTTGGACAAGGGTCAGATTTTGACGCATCGCAACTTCCAAAGCCATTAGATTTTGTATCACTTGACAGCAGAAATAAAGAAATAAATGTTAGCAATACTAACGATTCATTTAAATTTATGGTATTTGGCGATACAGATTATGACACACTTTTAAGACTTCAAATTTCATTAAAAGCTGCAGATACAGCCAACAAAGATTATCCTCTTATAGTTTTTACAGGTGATGTAAATGACAGAGTTCTAAAATCGTTAAACATTCAATACATAAAAGCAGGTGATTCATACGGAGTATACGATTTTCGAAATTCTACATTTATAACGCTAGATGACACAAAAGGCGGCTTGCTTTCATCAAACAAAGACCAGTGGAGCTGGTTTCTAAATGTGCTAAACAACGTAAAAGGCGATAACTTATTTATAGTTTTGCCTAAACCTGTATGGGGCTCTGATGGATTTAAAGATACAAGAGAAGCTCAGTTGTTTGAAGATACCCTTCAAAAATTCAGAGAAAATACAGGCAAAAATGTGTGGATAATATATAACGGTAGTATTCCTTTTTACACAACATTAAATGACAACATAAGGTATATATCGAACTATGGTACAAATTATGGTGGAGGAAAAATGGATATATTTACTGATGCAAGGTATATATCAATAATGGTCAATGGAAAAGATATTTACTATCAAGATAAAGACTTATTCACAAAATAAAAGATGTGCTTCAATTGTGAAGCGCATCTTTTATTTTGTATTCGTACTTTCTGCAAAATACTTATTGACAATGCTTTGTGAACCTACTCCATCCTATAGAGGATGAAGCTTCCTACTTCATAGACCGTTGCCTACTGTTATTCACAGCAGGTCTTACACAATCTCCATAGGCGTAATTTCGGGAGGAACCTTCCCTACAAAAATATTACTCTTAGGCTGTTATGCCTAATTGTCTTTACTTTTTACTCCTGATAATATTATAGCATATAATGTTATGGAAAACAATAGAAATTCATCTCCCACCTATAGAGGATGGGAGACTTCTTTCAAGCCTTCGTTAAAAAATTTATATCTTTTTCCGAAAGGTGTTCTTTCAGGATATCCATCATTTTATACCCTTCTTCGGCAGTTACCCCATTTTGAGACATCTTCATAATCTCGCCAATGCCTGATGGCCCCAATTTCATCAATATACTAATCGCCTTAGACTTTGTTGTAAAATCTATTTCTTTTTGTACACTTAAAATTTTCTCAGGTGTAACTACAATCCTATTCATGTTTAAACTTTTGTCATTTTCTCTTATCGAACTATTTTCTGTAATTTTCTCAAAATTTCTCTCTCTTTGCTGAATAAGCTTATTAAGAGATTTTTCATTAAAATTCCTTAAGTCACTATCTTGATTATTTTTTTCTTTTGGATTTTCTTGTTTAATATCTATGCTCTCATTTACATTTTTCATTTCAAAATTATTACTTCCCTGTGATGCATAAGGCGTACTATTAAACACAGGTAGCTGCAAGTCGTCTTGCTGATATTCTTCAACAGGCAAAGTATATGTATTTTCCTGTGCAGAGGTCTCCTTATTATGTAATATTGGCTGTTCTTTTATAAAAAGATCAAGCATAAATATAATACTGACAGCCGTAACAGCGAAAATAAATAAACTGTAGGCAATGGTCTTTCTCATGCAATCACTCCCTTCGAATAATTTTATTATTTCTTTCTACATTACTTTTAATACAAATTTTGGAGGAAGATTTTATGGATGAATTGCGAGTAAAATATGATGATAGAGATGCTATAAAGCTTATTTCTGCATACCTGGCAGAACATCTAAATTTCGATTCTGTAATATTGTGCATAGGTACAGACAAATGCATAGGTGATTCTTTAGGTCCGATTGTTGGAGATATGCTTTCAAAAATGGTAAATGGCATAAATGTATATGGGACATTAAAAAATCCTATACACGCCATAAATCTTGAAGAAAACATTGCATATATAAAAAGAAAGCATCCTTACAGCAATATAATAGCTGTCGACGCTTGTCTTGGAGACAAGGATAATATTGGTAAAATATCAATAAAAAAATCACCAATATATCCAGGAAAAGGTGTAGGAAAAGTGCTTCCTGCTGTTGGTGACATATCTATAATAGGCGTCATAGATGCTTTTGATATTATTCCTGTACATAATACAAGGCTTGGATTTGTATTTGAAATGGCTGAAGTTATCGCAATGAGTATCCATAGAGCCTTTTACTTAAAAGCTTCTATAATAAATAACTCTGACATGAGTCAGAGTTAATTTTTGCTAACTGTTTACTTGAGATGCAAAGGTATTGATACTAGATCTTGAACAGAGCCATCTTTTGGGCTCAATGAAAATACCTGTAGTGTACCATCCTGTGGAGTTGATAATGGTTTATACTGTATGTCTGCCTCAAAATCTCCCCACGATGGTGCACCTGCACTTGCCTGTACAGATGTCTGCGATAAGATGTTTCCATTGGAATCCAAAATCCTAATATTCACAACTGCTTCAAAAACTCTAGCCTTCCCTACTACTTTAACAGGACTTGATACGCTATTATTTTTCATAGGTGATAAGACGATTATGTTTGCATTTTGGGTACTAGCGTTGGTAATGCTACTTTTATCAGAATCAATAATAGCTCTTGCCTCTTTATTTTTTGTCAAAATCATGCCAAGCTCATCACCTACTTTTATGTCAGAAAAGCTCATATCAGTTTCGGAGTATTGGTATCCGCCTTGACTGTCGTACCCAACTTTCGCTTGGCGATGAATTATAGCATTCGGTAACACCTTAATATCCGGACCTGCTTCATTATTTATATCACTTGAATCTTGATATTCCCTTTCTATAGTCACGACTCTTGTTTCATAATTTATAGCTCTAACTATACCGTAGATAAAAGTCTCTCCTTTTGTCGGATCTGCTTCCGGTATCTTTGTAAACTTAGCTTTGACATCACTTATCACCCATATATTGCCATCTTTGTCGCCTTCAGGTTGGATAAGTGTTATCATATACGACTTGTTGTCATGTGTGGCATTTATCAAGGCTATGCCATCTTTTTTAGAATCCAACGAAAAATCATCATCAGGTGAGAAACCAACAACTCCGCCTTCCTCTTGCATGACTTTTAT contains the following coding sequences:
- a CDS encoding HD-GYP domain-containing protein, with the protein product MNYGEDKLISHLLLSLKNYNYETYKHSLRVAKLSFKIANMIHLSLNEQLSIYKGALLHDIGKTMIPINILSKPDKLTSTEYDLVKLHSSCGANMLEVLSPLMYLIPAVLYHHERLDGSGYPYGLKFIPLSAQIIAVCDSFDAMTNKRSYSYKKVKSFDEAIQDLKDCNNKYNQMLVSALEKVLKNNESVFLRKNNENNGIAI
- a CDS encoding rubrerythrin family protein, with product MREMTKKNLSDAYAGESQAHMRYQIFADVAEKEGKPNIAKLFRAISYAELVHATNHYRTLGEVKDTVANLDKAIAGETFEEEEMYPAYKAVADLQEEKAADRSFNYALEAEKIHAKMYTDAKAAALKNEDIKISKVYICPVCGYTVIDTAPEKCPVCGAPRDKFVVF
- a CDS encoding peroxiredoxin, with the protein product MSLVGKKAPDFKLDSTKGQISLSDYKGKWVVLFFYPLDFSSVCSTEIPEFNRRKSEFEKLNAEILGINTDSVYSHNAWIESLGGIDYPLISDYNKEVTKQYGILIEEAGIALRAAFIINPDGIIDYEVVHEPVIGRNVDEILRVLNALQTGHACPVGWKPGDKVLD
- a CDS encoding phosphodiester glycosidase family protein gives rise to the protein MNCRKLISLSLVSLLIFSSVIMQSISANAYSVITTNENQQVLSKGVTQKNITYFTTDGFINVNVLYIDLNDSNTSISTIFNPSGFKDRMNVEDMANGNGAIAAVNGDFFDTKQGFIIGASVKNGNLLTVPYYKGNYATFAIDKYNNPSIGYWKSTSLNITLPDGSQIPISALNNIGSLSNGTSCVIFTKDWNSNTPGVSNNYKDLVEVIVGSDNKVMDVRQGKGPALIPDGGYSIDATGNIASTLLNLKPGDTVIKNISTDPPFNNFKMAISGGTILVSNGSIPQQFTDNVDGIYARTAIGYTQDKKHVIIATVDNANTRGMTEKELAQLMINLGAYDAMNLDGGGSTQMAVRELGDSQAKLQNTVPGYERNVANGVGVFNTAPAGNLYALKLEADNTNVFVGTHRAITVKGYDENYQPVKIDQNNVSFSINGIAGKFDGNEFLAESAGDGVITARVGNVTGTLKIKALDTLADIRFNPYSLNINKGSTVSISVTGKDLNGYRAPIEDRDINWTVYNNVGTINNGVFTASNADVSGALSANINGKVGNLLVKVGQGSDFDASQLPKPLDFVSLDSRNKEINVSNTNDSFKFMVFGDTDYDTLLRLQISLKAADTANKDYPLIVFTGDVNDRVLKSLNIQYIKAGDSYGVYDFRNSTFITLDDTKGGLLSSNKDQWSWFLNVLNNVKGDNLFIVLPKPVWGSDGFKDTREAQLFEDTLQKFRENTGKNVWIIYNGSIPFYTTLNDNIRYISNYGTNYGGGKMDIFTDARYISIMVNGKDIYYQDKDLFTK
- the metK gene encoding methionine adenosyltransferase, coding for MKKYFTSESVTEGHPDKICDQISDAIVDEILKNDPYARIACETAVTTGMVLVMGEISTKCYVDIPKIARKVIEEIGYTRAKYGFDADTCSVLTSIDEQSPDIALGVDKALEVKKGISHNDLEEQGAGDQGMMFGYACTETPELMPLPISLAHRLARRLAEVRKNGILDYLRPDGKTQVTIEYIDDVPKRVDSIVVSTQHSPDVDHDKIENDVKEYVIKPIVPPELIDDGTKIYVNPTGRFVVGGPQGDSGLTGRKIIVDTYGGYARHGGGAFSGKDPSKVDRSAAYAARYVAKNIVAAGLADRCEVQLAYAIGVATPLEVNIDTFGTGKIPDDEISDIVKKVFDLRPAAIIRDLDLRRPIYRQVAAYGHFGRTDLDLTWERTDRVEILKKLAFNK
- a CDS encoding transposase; this encodes MIKQLHFSDFIDDFHKFVVVQKPQLLELLDQYINICELIPVNWYFHYNKATGRPHDNSLDSIVSTLLLQKLLSIPTIDLLITFLSFSKELRDFCGLNTVPDASFYSRFKQDYCDDIEAFFHKLVDITEPICQEIGQALEKELGINPAEVYIMDTTGIECYVKENNPKFFNALVKKLQYFNKDKSKEDIYKMAYNQMPKTASVDPNIKLQYINGTFCYAHKTIVVSNALGILRHMDFCDYQPDFNDYTDSSEPASPEEVKLTWDGKLLIPAMENFFERHRNFNIYAMTADSGFDDVPNYKYLFENHGILPVIALNPRNTRKNFGKPGINEDGIPTCPKDPSLPMKWDGSCKGKNRSFRNKFICPKTEKLPGGKYVCSCEDKCTTSDCGRMFYTYPKDNYRVHTPIPRDTEQWNQIADFRHIIEQVISRLKLPLQLGNLQARDRKTIKADFFMAGAAHLITVLLAYRMGAIDKIRSVKSIAA
- a CDS encoding Gmad2 immunoglobulin-like domain-containing protein codes for the protein MKKAFLIMILVVAISLTGCFNKPKNKTEQNAPISPKSTVQAVKEVSLYFLNSKMSGLNMDIRSVSENADLLKQVISELMKGPSDQYSKPIIPDNTKLLSVQLKDTTAYVNFSKDYMSATDINESTAKYMVAALVNTLTGLPNVDSVQILVEGNKIDSLYGYKIGLDPLNRTVLTGEVYIDKERVKKLQENASLGKESWRLDPIKVMQEEGGVVGFSPDDDFSLDSKKDGIALINATHDNKSYMITLIQPEGDKDGNIWVISDVKAKFTKIPEADPTKGETFIYGIVRAINYETRVVTIEREYQDSSDINNEAGPDIKVLPNAIIHRQAKVGYDSQGGYQYSETDMSFSDIKVGDELGMILTKNKEARAIIDSDKSSITNASTQNANIIVLSPMKNNSVSSPVKVVGKARVFEAVVNIRILDSNGNILSQTSVQASAGAPSWGDFEADIQYKPLSTPQDGTLQVFSLSPKDGSVQDLVSIPLHLK
- the yyaC gene encoding spore protease YyaC: MDELRVKYDDRDAIKLISAYLAEHLNFDSVILCIGTDKCIGDSLGPIVGDMLSKMVNGINVYGTLKNPIHAINLEENIAYIKRKHPYSNIIAVDACLGDKDNIGKISIKKSPIYPGKGVGKVLPAVGDISIIGVIDAFDIIPVHNTRLGFVFEMAEVIAMSIHRAFYLKASIINNSDMSQS